The Vitis riparia cultivar Riparia Gloire de Montpellier isolate 1030 chromosome 10, EGFV_Vit.rip_1.0, whole genome shotgun sequence genome includes a region encoding these proteins:
- the LOC117923140 gene encoding prostatic spermine-binding protein-like translates to MLEAPYHVPLKVKSLNDGNDDGGDVDDDDDENKDDDDSNCDVCNDDDEDEKDDDDYDEDEDDEEEKNERYIGDDIDDDEEDLDNDNDDNENHNDENDGNGRGDDDDEEEEEEEEEDEDKDKDKDKDDEEKT, encoded by the exons ATGTTAGAGGCACCATATCATGTTCCTTTAAAGGTTAAGTCATTAAATGATGGCAATGATGATGGTGgtgatgttgatgatgatgatgatgagaatAAGGATGATGATGATAGTAATTGTGATGTTTG taatgatgatgatgaggatgagaaagatgatgatgattatgATGAGGACGAGGATGATgaggaggaaaaaaatgagaga TATATTGGAGACgatattgatgatgatgaggaagatcttgataatgataatgatgacaATGAAAATCataatgatgaaaatgatggtAATGGTcgtggtgatgatgatgatgaggaggaggaggaggaagaggaggaggatGAGGATAAGGATAAGGATAAGGACAAGGATGATGAGGAAAAAACATGA